In Cervus elaphus chromosome 5, mCerEla1.1, whole genome shotgun sequence, the following proteins share a genomic window:
- the G6PC1 gene encoding glucose-6-phosphatase catalytic subunit 1 isoform X1, protein MEKGMNVLHDFGIQSTHYLQVNYQNSQDWFILVSVIADLRNAFYVLFPIWFHLREAVGIKLLWVAVIGDWLNLVFKWVLFGQRPYWWVLDTDYYSNTSVPLIKQFPVTCETGPGSPSGHAMGTAGVYYVMVTSTLSIFRGKKKPTYGFRCLNVMLWLGFWVVQLNVCLSRIYLAAHFPHQVVAGVLSGIAVAETFRHIQSIYNASLKKYFLITFFLFSFAIGFYLLLKWLGVDLLWTLEKAKRRCERPEWVHIDTTPFASLLKNLGTLFGLGLALNSNMYRESCKGKLSKWFPFRLSCIVTSLVLLHLFDSLKPPSQIELIFYVLSFCKSATVPLASVSLIPYCLARVLGQPNKKTL, encoded by the exons atggagaagggaatgaacgTTCTACATGACTTTGGGATCCAGTCAACACACTACCTCCAGGTGAATTACCAGAACTCCCAGGATTGGTTCATCTTGGTGTCCGTGATTGCAGATCTCAGGAATGCATTTTATGTCCTCTTCCCCATCTGGTTCCATCTTCGAGAAGCTGTGGGCATCAAACTCCTCTGGGTAGCTGTGATTGGAGACTGGCTCAACCTCGTCTTTAAGTG GGTTCTCTTTGGACAGCGCCCGTACTGGTGGGTTCTGGACACCGACTACTACAGCAACACCTCGGTGCCGCTGATAAAGCAGTTCCCGGTCACCTGTGAGACCGGCCCAG GGAGTCCCTCTGGCCACGCCATGGGTACAGCAGGTGTATACTATGTGATGGTTACATCCACCCTCTCTATCTTTCGGGGAAAGAAAAAGCCAACCTACGGATTTCG GTGCTTGAATGTCATGTTGTGGTTGGGATTCTGGGTCGTGCAACTGAATGTCTGCCTGTCACGGATCTACCTCGCTGCTCATTTTCCCCATCAAGTTGTTGCTGGAGTCTTGTCAG GCATTGCGGTTGCCGAGACTTTCCGCCACATCCAGAGCATCTACAATGCCAGTCTCAAGAAGTACTTTCTCATCACCTTCTTCCTATTCAGTTTTGCCATTGGATTTTACCTGTTGTTAAAGTGGCTGGGGGTCGACCTGCTGTGGACTCTAGAGAAAGCCAAGAGAAGGTGTGAGCGGCCAGAGTGGGTCCACATTGACACCACGCCCTTTGCCAGCCTCCTCAAGAATCTGGGGACCCTCTTTGGCTTGGGTCTGGCTCTCAACTCCAACATGTACCGGGAGAGCTGCAAGGGCAAACTCAGCAAGTGGTTCCCATTTCGCCTCAGCTGCATCGTGACCTCCCTCGTCCTCTTGCACCTctttgactctttgaaaccccccTCACAAATCGAGCTGATCTTCTATGTCCTGTCCTTCTGCAAAAGTGCAACGGTGCCCCTGGCATCTGTCAGCCTCATCCCCTACTGCCTCGCCCGGGTGCTGGGCCAGCCCAACAAGAAGACTTTGTAA
- the G6PC1 gene encoding glucose-6-phosphatase catalytic subunit 1 isoform X2: MTLGSSQHTTSRVLFGQRPYWWVLDTDYYSNTSVPLIKQFPVTCETGPGSPSGHAMGTAGVYYVMVTSTLSIFRGKKKPTYGFRCLNVMLWLGFWVVQLNVCLSRIYLAAHFPHQVVAGVLSGIAVAETFRHIQSIYNASLKKYFLITFFLFSFAIGFYLLLKWLGVDLLWTLEKAKRRCERPEWVHIDTTPFASLLKNLGTLFGLGLALNSNMYRESCKGKLSKWFPFRLSCIVTSLVLLHLFDSLKPPSQIELIFYVLSFCKSATVPLASVSLIPYCLARVLGQPNKKTL; encoded by the exons ATGACTTTGGGATCCAGTCAACACACTACCTCCAG GGTTCTCTTTGGACAGCGCCCGTACTGGTGGGTTCTGGACACCGACTACTACAGCAACACCTCGGTGCCGCTGATAAAGCAGTTCCCGGTCACCTGTGAGACCGGCCCAG GGAGTCCCTCTGGCCACGCCATGGGTACAGCAGGTGTATACTATGTGATGGTTACATCCACCCTCTCTATCTTTCGGGGAAAGAAAAAGCCAACCTACGGATTTCG GTGCTTGAATGTCATGTTGTGGTTGGGATTCTGGGTCGTGCAACTGAATGTCTGCCTGTCACGGATCTACCTCGCTGCTCATTTTCCCCATCAAGTTGTTGCTGGAGTCTTGTCAG GCATTGCGGTTGCCGAGACTTTCCGCCACATCCAGAGCATCTACAATGCCAGTCTCAAGAAGTACTTTCTCATCACCTTCTTCCTATTCAGTTTTGCCATTGGATTTTACCTGTTGTTAAAGTGGCTGGGGGTCGACCTGCTGTGGACTCTAGAGAAAGCCAAGAGAAGGTGTGAGCGGCCAGAGTGGGTCCACATTGACACCACGCCCTTTGCCAGCCTCCTCAAGAATCTGGGGACCCTCTTTGGCTTGGGTCTGGCTCTCAACTCCAACATGTACCGGGAGAGCTGCAAGGGCAAACTCAGCAAGTGGTTCCCATTTCGCCTCAGCTGCATCGTGACCTCCCTCGTCCTCTTGCACCTctttgactctttgaaaccccccTCACAAATCGAGCTGATCTTCTATGTCCTGTCCTTCTGCAAAAGTGCAACGGTGCCCCTGGCATCTGTCAGCCTCATCCCCTACTGCCTCGCCCGGGTGCTGGGCCAGCCCAACAAGAAGACTTTGTAA